Proteins from one Malaya genurostris strain Urasoe2022 chromosome 2, Malgen_1.1, whole genome shotgun sequence genomic window:
- the LOC131429185 gene encoding uncharacterized protein K02A2.6-like, with amino-acid sequence MSGVDSDHPQHLPTDMIIVQILQQLQQQSLVTNQLLQNQQQTHEQQRVFLQQQDNMLRNIQVNVPANPEAVLDSLAGNIKEFRYDVENNITFRAWFSRYKDLFSKDAESDFTFDETISKLGNLFGTTESTVSKRYRCLQLVKGPTEDYVSYGCRINKSCVEFELGKMTEEQFKCLVFVCGLKDEADSEIRTRLLTRIEERTDVTLEQLSAECQRLLTLRHDTAMIENAGSSINAIRKKHQFQQQSQEIPRKNQEQLFRYSHQQRFPKQRDEKRASFYAGNKVPPSPCWKCGAMHYTRYCQYQTHQCSDCNRYGHKEGYCRTAKPSSKKERRKTNSVDTKIVKVNSINERRKFVTVELNGVSVKLQFDTASDISVVSLETWNRLGKPLTRHPTVCAKAASGDPLKLLSEFDCMITVNGLTKKSVLFVVNQNLHILGLDLIELFQFDTVPMNTFCRQIGEKSTVSIVNRLKAKYPSVFSSTLGRCLKTKVKLDLKPNQIPVFRPKRPVAYSMYRSVDEELDRLERLNIISPIDYSEWAAPIVVVRKANGAIRICGDYSTGLNKALQPHQYPLPLPQDIFVKLANCKFFSIIDMSDSYLQLEVDEASSLLLSINTHRGIYKVNRLAPGVKTAPGAFQQLVDTMLAGLKQTCGYIDDIVVGGTTQEEHWNNLNALFQRLQEFGFTVRLEKCSFGCKQIKYLGHLLDQHGIRPDPAKIEAIKQMPAPTDVSGVRSFLGAINYYGKFVSNMRSLRYPLDELLKTSTCFKWTSECDRAFNTFKQILSSDLLLTHYNPSLEIIVSADASSIGLGATISHRFPDGSVKVVQHASRALAPAERNYSQIDREGLAIIFAITKFHRMLFGRKFLLQTDHSPLLRIFGSTKGIPVYTASRLQRWALTLLMYEFEIEYVATDKFGHADILSRLINHHVKPDEDYVIAAMTLENDVRSVVSESFDVLPLSFRTVRDRTHRDPVLSKVYRFIQEGWPKALPANLDRELQRYFNQRDSLTTVQGCILYNDRLVIPSLLRKQCLNQIHLGHPGIGRMKAVARSYVFWPSLDVEIAEYVRTCVHCAAAAKSPAHIPPVPWPKSSSPWQRVHVDYAGPIDGEYFLLVVDSYSKWPEIVQTRRITSTATINILRGLFARLGMPEKLVSDNGTQFTSIEFKQFCAENGIDHVTTAPFHPRSNGQVERFVDIFKRAINKIQEGRGSINAAFDTFLLTYRSTPNQSAPNGLSPSEVMFGRRLRTCLELLRPPPNCTQESLQHQQVASRSLNKGDAVFVKVYAKNTWKWIPGTVIEKVGRVMYNVLGEGHRLVRCHINQLRNRRHSANASGTSLQTTTRQLPLSILLDAWELPTTTTTTSTPRSEVTPKAALTSDTVRTPSLSPSFPETSDSQQLLPDMSSTATTTSTSETVTAVTPSVHQPWRSSRVRRPPKRFTPYQRY; translated from the exons ATGTCCGGCGTGGATTCTGATCATCCACAGCACTTACCAACGGACATGATCATCGTTCAGATTCTTCAACAGCTTCAGCAACAGTCGCTCGTGACTAATCAGCTCCTGCAAAACCAGCAGCAAACCCACGAACAGCAACGTGTGTTCCTCCAGCAGCAGGATAATATGCTACGTAACATACAGGTGAATGTACCCGCGAACCCTGAAGCAGTCCTCGACTCGCTAGCAGGAAATATTAAAGAGTTCCGATATGACGTCGAAAACAACATAACCTTCAGAGCATGGTTTTCACGTTATAAAGATTTATTCTCGAAAGACGCAGAGAG TGATTTTACTTTCGATGAAACAATCAGCAAGCTCGGAAATTTATTTGGTACAACGGAATCTACCGTCAGTAAGCGCTATCGTTGCCTACAGCTTGTAAAAGGTCCCACCGAGGATTACGTATCGTATGGTTGCCGAATCAATAAAAGCTGCGTAGAATTCGAGTTAGGCAAAATGACGGAAGAGCAGTTTAAATGTTTAGTCTTTGTTTGCGGTTTGAAAGACGAGGCCGACAGCGAAATCCGTACAAGGTTGCTCACTCGAATCGAAGAAAGGACCGACGTCACGCTAGAACAGTTATCAGCTGAATGTCAACGACTTCTAACTCTTCGGCATGATACTGCCATGATCGAAAATGCTGGAAGCTCGATCAATGCCATACGGAAAAAGCACCAGTTTCAGCAACAATCTCAAGAAATTCCACGGAAAAATCAGGAACAACTATTTCGTTATTCTCATCAGCAGCGATTTCCGAAGCAACGCGATGAAAAGCGAGCATCATTCTACGCAGGTAACAAAGTACCACCAAGCCCTTGTTGGAAGTGCGGTGCTATGCATTATACTCGCTATTGTCAATACCAAACTCATCAATGTTCGGATTGCAATCGCTACGGACATAAAGAAGGCTATTGTCGCACAGCGAAGCCGTCTTCGAAGAAAGAAAGGAGGAAAACAAACAGTGTGGATACCAAAATAGTAAAAGTGAACTCAATAAACGAACGCAGAAAATTTGTGACAGTTGAACTTAATGGTGTATCAGTGAAATTACAGTTCGACACCGCATCAGACATTAGTGTTGTGTCACTTGAGACCTGGAACAGGCTCGGAAAACCATTAACAAGACACCCAACGGTGTGTGCTAAAGCAGCATCAGGTGATCCTCTTAAACTACTGTCAGAGTTTGATTGCATGATCACAGTGAACGGTTTGACCAAAAAGAGTGTTTTATTTGTTGTGAATCAAAACCTACATATTTTGGGACTGGACCTGATCGAATTGTTCCAGTTTGACACGGTTCCGATGAATACGTTTTGCCGTCAGATTGGTGAAAAATCAACAGTCTCAATTGTTAATCGTCTCAAGGCGAAATATCCTTCCGTGTTCAGCTCAACACTTGGCCGCTGTCTTAAGACCAAGGTGAAACTAGACCTCAAGCCGAACCAGATACCAGTGTTTCGTCCAAAGCGACCAGTTGCATATTCAATGTACCGCTCTGTCGACGAAGAGCTCGACCGTCTGGAAAGATTAAATATCATCTCACCTATCGACTACTCGGAGTGGGCTGCTCCGATCGTGGTCGTACGTAAGGCAAATGGTGCTATTAGGATTTGTGGGGACTACTCGACCGGATTGAACAAAGCTTTGCAACCTCATCAGTACCCCCTTCCGCTTCCGCAAGATATATTCGTGAAACTTGCTAATTGTAAATTCTTCAGCATAATTGATATGTCTGATTCATACCTGCAATTGGAAGTAGACGAGGCGTCGAGTTTACTTTTATCGATCAATACTcatcgaggcatttataaaGTGAATCGTCTAGCACCCGGAGTGAAAACAGCACCTGGAGCATTCCAGCAACTAGTGGATACTATGTTGGCTGGTCTCAAGCAAACTTGCGGTTACATTGATGATATCGTAGTTGGCGGAACTACTCAGGAAGAGCATTGGAACAACCTCAACGCACTTTTTCAACGATTACAAGAATTTGGATTCACAGTGCGATTAGAAAAATGCTCGTTTGGCTGTAAACAAATTAAATACTTGGGGCACTTACTGGATCAACATGGAATACGTCCCGATCCTGCTAAAATCGAAGCGATTAAGCAGATGCCAGCTCCTACTGATGTGTCCGGAGTACGTTCGTTTCTCGGAGCTATAAACTATTATGGAAAATTTGTTTCGAATATGCGTTCTCTTCGTTACCCCCTCGACGAACTTCTGAAGACATCTACCTGCTTCAAATGGACATCCGAATGCGATCGTGCATTTAATACATTCAAGCAAATTCTTTCGTCTGACCTGCTTTTAACACATTACAACCCTTCTCTGGAGATCATAGTCTCTGCGGATGCGTCATCGATTGGCCTTGGAGCGACCATCAGTCATCGTTTTCCGGATGGTTCGGTCAAGGTTGTTCAGCATGCTTCTAGAGCGCTAGCACCCGCCGAGCGCAACTACAGCCAGATCGATCGAGAAGGACTTGCCATCATATTTGCGATTACAAAATTCCATCGCATGCTGTTTGGTCGTAAATTTCTGTTGCAAACAGATCACTCACCGCTCCTACGCATCTTTGGCTCAACCAAGGGTATTCCAGTATACACTGCAAGCCGTCTACAGCGCTGGGCCCTCACACTACTTATGTACGAGTTTGAAATAGAGTATGTGGCTACAGACAAGTTCGGGCATGCTGATATACTGTCAAGGCTAATCAACCACCATGTAAAGCCCGATGAAGATTATGTCATAGCAGCAATGACACTTGAAAATGACGTCAGGTCAGTAGTTTCCGAATCCTTCGACGTTTTACCTCTCAGTTTCAGAACAGTACGAGACAGAACTCACAGAGATCCGGTCCTCAGCAAGGTTTACCGATTCATTCAGGAGGGCTGGCCGAAAGCACTACCAGCCAACCTAGATCGCGAGCTTCAACGTTATTTCAATCAACGAGATTCTCTTACAACAGTGCAAGGGTGCATTCTATACAACGATCGTCTGGTAATACCTTCGCTGCTTCGCAAGCAATGTCTCAACCAAATTCATCTAGGCCATCCAGGAATCGGACGGATGAAAGCAGTGGCCCGAAGCTACGTGTTCTGGCCATCACTGGACGTTGAAATTGCAGAATACGTACGAACGTGTGTGCATTGCGCTGCAGCCGCCAAATCACCAGCGCATATTCCACCAGTACCCTGGCCAAAATCATCGTCTCCCTGGCAGCGGGTCCATGTTGACTATGCCGGACCCATCGATGGTGAATATTTTCTCCTAGTCGTCGATTCTTACTCCAAGTGGCCTGAAATTGTACAGACACGGCGAATCACAAGTACAGCAACGATCAACATTCTACGTGGCCTGTTTGCACGCCTGGGAATGCCAGAGAAGCTAGTATCCGACAACGGTACCCAGTTCACCAGTATTGAGTTTAAGCAGTTTTGTGCTGAAAACGGTATTGATCATGTCACTACCGCACCGTTTCACCCTCGATCAAACGGTCAGGTTGAACGGTTCGTCGATATTTTCAAGCGTGCAattaataaaattcaagaagggAGAGGATCAATTAACGCTGCATTCGATACATTTCTGCTGACGTATCGAAGTACACCAAATCAATCAGCACCAAATGGTTTGTCACCATCGGAAGTGATGTTCGGTCGACGCCTAAGAACGTGTTTGGAACTTCTACGTCCTCCACCGAACTGTACGCAAGAATCGCTCCAGCACCAGCAAGTAGCTTCACGGTCCCTGAACAAAGGAGATGCCGTGTTCGTGAAGGTTTATGCTAAAAATACTTGGAAATGGATTCCGGGTACCGTCATCGAGAAAGTTGGTCGAGTGATGTACAACGTTCTGGGAGAAGGTCATCGTCTTGTTCGGTGTCATATCAACCAGCTTCGGAATCGAAGACATTCCGCTAATGCATCCGGAACAAGCCTGCAGACTACGACACGACAGTTACCATTAAGTATCCTGCTCGATGCCTGGGAattaccaacaacaacaacaacaacgagtaCTCCTCGATCTGAAGTAACACCGAAAGCAGCTTTAACCAGTGACACTGTCAGAACCCCGTCGTTGTCACCGTCGTTCCCTGAGACTTCAGACAGTCAACAGCTATTACCAGATATGTCGTCAACCGCTACAACCACATCTACTTCTGAGACTGTTACGGCAGTTACACCAAGTGTACATCAACCCTGGCGCTCTTCGCGAGTCCGAAGACCACCTAAGCGGTTTACACCGTATCAACGCTACTAG